From Pyrenophora tritici-repentis strain M4 chromosome 1, whole genome shotgun sequence, the proteins below share one genomic window:
- a CDS encoding Tymo-45kd-70kd multi-domain protein: protein MRFSNVITVAFMATSAVSFPLSPAGLALAPREGLDSLMRRNAEPQKLKVDKREPQKLKVDKREPQKLKVDKRDPEPQKLKVDKREPQKLKVDKREPQKLKVDKRDPEPQKLKVDKREPQKLKVDKREPQKLKVDKREPEAEPQKLKVDKREPEPQKLKVDKREPEAEPQKLKVDKREPEAEPQKLKFDKREPQKLKVDKREPQKLKVDKREPQKLKVD, encoded by the exons ATGAGGTTTTCCAACGTCATCACCGTGGCCTTCATGGCCACTTCGGCCGTCTCATTCCCGCTCAGCCCAG CTGGCTTGGCTCTCGCTCCTCGTGAAGGCCTTGACAGCCTCATGCGCCGCAATGCGGAGCCTCAGAAGCTCAAGGTTGATAAGCGCGAACCTCAGAAGCTCAAGGTCGACAAACGGGAGCCTCAGAAGCTTAAAGTCGACAAGCGCGACCCAGAGCCTCAGAAATTGAAGGTTGATAAGCGTGAGCCTCAGAAACTGAAGGTCGACAAGCGTGAGCCCCAGAAGCTGAAGGTTGACAAGCGTGACCCAGAGCCTCAGAAGCTCAAAGTCGATAAGCGCGAGCCCCAGAAGTTGAAGGTTGACAAGCGCGAGCCCCAAAAGCTCAAGGTCGATAAGCGGGAGCCCGAGGCTGAGCCACAGAAGCTCAAGGTCGACAAGCGCGAGCCTGAACCCCAGAAGTTGAAGGTCGACAAGCGGGAGCCCGAGGCTGAGCCGCAAAAGCTCAAGGTCGACAAACGTGAGCCTGAGGCTGAGCCCCAGAAGTTGAAGTTCGACAAGCGCGAGCCCCAGAAGCTCAAGGTTGACAAGCGCGAGCCTCAAAAGCTCAAGGTTGACAAGCGTGAGCCTCAGAAGCTCAAGGTCGACTAA
- a CDS encoding MFS-1 multi-domain protein, protein MSYGTPYMTTLGIPNSITTLVWLSGPVSGALVQPLFAALSDGTRHPWGKRKPYIAGGASFVSLSLLGLACAEDMSSWLTSTSSSHKHIYAMGPPKASALTKILVAFWVCALNIAIQPLQNGVRALIIDSCPPHQQSTAAAWSARFNGLGAVAISASAFADVEAWAPVLGETKFKALCVLAVLALGAAIAPACALVPDEPSREVDARHRAVSLFARLWRTAGNLPPVTRQVCKVQSCAFTAWFSVLYYSTTYVYQTFVIDQHVHLDPDIFGAADPRLIDMGKHAGTRASLVFACVTFASSLILPLIARHSVLQQISGHHVLVVTVCGLSLGRIWYLAHCLFAALMFLTCFVYTVPAATIIVGALGVAWSVASWAPYALISTEIASLKARREGGDGSTEKDMGNWTDETTAGIMAIHNMAVSLPQIGAALGCTVLFKLVEISKRDDPAAFAFKFAGIMAVVAAWMGRSLW, encoded by the coding sequence ATGTCTTACGGCACGCCTTACATGACTACTCTTGGTATACCAAATTCGATCACAACGCTGGTATGGCTCTCAGGACCTGTCAGTGGCGCACTGGTTCAGCCACTATTCGCAGCCCTCTCGGATGGCACACGACATCCATGGGGAAAGCGCAAGCCGTATATCGCTGGTGGTGCCAGCTTCGTTTCACTCTCGCTCCTTGGCCTCGCATGTGCTGAGGATATGTCATCCTGGCTCACAAGCACGTCGTCTTCCCACAAGCACATATATGCAATGGGTCCACCCAAGGCTAGCGCATTGACGAAAATACTTGTCGCATTCTGGGTTTGTGCGCTCAACATTGCCATCCAGCCGCTTCAGAACGGGGTGCGCGCCCTCATTATCGACAGCTGCCCCCCGCACCAGCAGAGTACCGCAGCGGCGTGGAGTGCGCGCTTCAACGGTCTGGGTGCTGTGGCCATTTCGGCGTCCGCTTTTGCTGACGTCGAGGCGTGGGCGCCGGTACTTGGTGAGACCAAGTTCAAGGCGCTGTGCGTGCTGGCGGTACTCGCACTCGGTGCTGCCATTGCACCAGCATGCGCTTTGGTACCGGACGAGCCCAGCAGGGAGGTTGACGCGCGCCATAGAGCAGTGAGTCTGTTTGCACGTCTCTGGAGGACCGCCGGGAATCTTCCACCAGTGACAAGGCAGGTGTGCAAGGTGCAGTCATGCGCCTTCACGGCTTGGTTCTCAGTGTTGTACTACTCCACCACCTACGTCTACCAGACCTTTGTCATCGACCAACACGTCCACCTCGACCCTGACATCTTCGGTGCTGCCGATCCTCGTCTCATCGACATGGGCAAGCATGCGGGAACCCGTGCCTCGCTCGTTTTCGCCTGTGTCACCTTCGCTTCGTCCCTCATTCTACCGCTCATCGCCCGCCATTCAGTGCTCCAGCAAATCTCCGGTCACCACGTGCTGGTAGTGACAGTATGCGGACTTTCGCTTGGCCGTATCTGGTACCTTGCACACTGCCTGTTCGCTGCGTTGATGTTTCTGACTTGTTTCGTCTACACCGTGCCCGCCGCCACTATCATTGTCGGCGCACTTGGCGTTGCCTGGTCCGTCGCGTCATGGGCACCGTACGCGCTGATTAGCACTGAGATTGCCAGTCTGAAGGCTCGAAGGGAGGGGGGAGATGGTTCAACGGAGAAAGATATGGGAAATTGGACGGATGAGACCACGGCAGGTATCATGGCCATTCACAATATGGCCGTTTCCTTGCCGCAGATTGGCGCAGCGCTGGGGTGCACTGTGCTGTTCAAGCTCGTGGAGATTTCAAAGAGGGACGATCCGGCCGCGTTTGCTTTCAAGTTTGCAGGTATTATGGCAGTGGTAGCGGCGTGGATGGGGAGATCTTTGTGGTGA